In the candidate division KSB1 bacterium genome, one interval contains:
- the icd gene encoding isocitrate dehydrogenase (NADP(+)), with translation MGTSWVQVPKEGQKIEVVNGRLSVPDNPIIPFIEGDGTGPDIWRAARMVFDAAVEKAYKGKRRIVWMEIFAGEKAQRLYGAVLPQETIDAIREYIVAIKGPLTTPVGGGYRSLNVTLRQVLDLYACVRPVKWYRGVPSPVKHPELLDVVVFRENTEDVYAGIEWPQGSPEAAKVREFLARELKIEIREDSGIGVKPISIYGTKRLVRKAIQYAIDRKRKSVTLMHKGNIMKYTEGAFRDWGYQVAREEFGDVTITEAEAAEKYGGKVPEGKIVIKDRIADNMFQQILTRPDEYDIIATPNLNGDYISDAAAAQVGGLGMAPGANIGDYIALFEATHGTAPKYAGLDKVNPGSLILSGVMMLQYLGWDEAATLIEEALSATIQQKRVTYDLARQMEGATEIKCSEFGAAIVENMDQFV, from the coding sequence ATGGGAACGTCATGGGTTCAGGTCCCCAAAGAGGGTCAAAAGATCGAGGTCGTGAACGGGAGGTTGTCGGTGCCGGACAATCCGATCATCCCCTTTATCGAGGGGGATGGGACGGGTCCGGACATCTGGCGCGCCGCGCGCATGGTTTTCGATGCGGCGGTGGAAAAAGCCTACAAGGGCAAGCGGCGCATCGTTTGGATGGAAATCTTCGCGGGTGAGAAGGCCCAACGCTTGTACGGCGCGGTCCTTCCCCAGGAGACCATCGACGCAATTCGCGAATACATCGTGGCCATCAAGGGGCCGCTGACAACGCCGGTGGGTGGTGGTTACCGAAGTCTGAACGTGACGCTGCGGCAGGTTCTGGACCTTTACGCCTGCGTGCGGCCGGTGAAGTGGTACCGGGGAGTGCCATCGCCGGTGAAGCACCCGGAGCTACTGGACGTGGTTGTATTTCGAGAAAATACCGAGGATGTCTACGCCGGGATCGAATGGCCCCAGGGAAGCCCAGAGGCAGCGAAGGTAAGGGAGTTCCTGGCCCGGGAGCTGAAGATCGAGATCCGCGAAGACTCCGGTATAGGGGTAAAGCCGATCAGTATCTACGGGACAAAGCGACTGGTGCGCAAGGCGATCCAGTACGCCATCGATCGCAAGCGGAAGAGTGTGACCCTCATGCACAAAGGCAACATCATGAAGTACACGGAAGGGGCCTTCCGCGACTGGGGCTACCAGGTAGCGCGCGAGGAGTTTGGCGACGTCACGATAACGGAAGCTGAGGCTGCGGAGAAATACGGCGGGAAGGTCCCGGAGGGCAAGATCGTCATTAAGGATCGAATTGCCGACAACATGTTCCAGCAGATCCTGACGCGCCCGGACGAATACGACATTATCGCCACCCCCAACCTCAACGGGGACTACATCTCCGATGCTGCCGCCGCCCAGGTGGGTGGGCTCGGCATGGCTCCCGGGGCGAACATCGGGGACTACATCGCCCTCTTCGAGGCCACGCACGGCACTGCCCCCAAGTACGCCGGCTTGGATAAGGTAAACCCCGGCTCTCTCATCCTCAGCGGGGTCATGATGTTGCAATACCTGGGTTGGGATGAAGCCGCCACCCTGATCGAAGAGGCCCTGAGCGCAACGATCCAGCAGAAGCGTGTGACCTACGATCTGGCGCGGCAAATGGAAGGCGCCACGGAAATCAAGTGCTCCGAATTCGGTGCCGCGATCGTTGAGAACATGGATCAATTCGTGTGA
- a CDS encoding STAS domain-containing protein: MEGIQLTVEKKGPRADIAVIKVGGYIDTTTSSELENSLKGLISAGNYNIIIDLSDVDYISSAGWGIFISEIKNLREKGGDLKLVGMIPDVYEVFELLEFHYILKAFDTIEEAVRDFGKEVPTAGFSEEGLQASLRVHHREVKSKGESEESGEQVSEALEEKIRTIVREKPDASLWAIRKELNTPRFGNVKVGLLALRRLLKRMDLDTREKRLEYFSKSTSTPR, encoded by the coding sequence ATGGAAGGGATCCAGCTGACGGTCGAAAAGAAGGGCCCGCGTGCCGACATCGCCGTCATTAAGGTTGGGGGATACATCGATACCACGACCTCTTCAGAGCTTGAGAATTCCCTCAAGGGGCTCATCTCTGCCGGCAATTACAACATCATTATTGACCTGAGCGACGTGGACTACATCAGCAGCGCAGGCTGGGGGATCTTTATCAGCGAGATCAAGAACCTGCGCGAGAAGGGCGGGGACCTCAAGCTTGTCGGTATGATCCCGGATGTCTACGAAGTTTTCGAACTCCTCGAGTTCCACTATATCCTCAAGGCCTTCGACACCATTGAGGAGGCTGTGCGTGACTTCGGGAAGGAGGTGCCGACAGCGGGTTTCTCGGAAGAGGGCCTGCAGGCATCCCTGCGCGTTCATCACCGTGAAGTCAAGAGCAAAGGCGAAAGCGAGGAGTCGGGCGAGCAGGTGAGCGAGGCCCTTGAGGAGAAGATCCGTACCATTGTGCGCGAGAAGCCCGACGCAAGCCTTTGGGCGATCCGTAAGGAGCTCAATACCCCTCGCTTCGGCAATGTAAAAGTGGGGCTCCTTGCCCTACGGAGACTCCTGAAGAGGATGGATCTCGACACGAGGGAGAAAAGGCTCGAGTATTTCTCCAAGAGCACCTCTACACCGCGGTGA